A part of Flavobacteriaceae bacterium GSB9 genomic DNA contains:
- a CDS encoding polyprenyl synthetase family protein — protein sequence MLSITTYQEDFVAYLQQYAVTKDPKNLYEPITYILNLGGKRLRPVLTLMTTDIFNGDYKTAMDAALSIEVFHNFSLVHDDIMDDAPLRRGKQTVHEKWDINTGILSGDAMLIMAYQLFENYESKTFQALAKLFSKTALEVCEGQQYDIDFETRTDVSIDAYLKMIEYKTAVLVGAAMKMGAIVAHASEANQNRIYEFGKNLGIAFQLQDDYLDAFGDPEAFGKQVGGDIIENKKTYLYLKALEFSNASDKAELTQLFCTNPEDVTTKIQTVKQHFLASGSAEATKTAIADYTKKAFSVLDVLDIAEDRKVILRAFGNNLMNRTV from the coding sequence ATGCTTTCAATAACAACTTACCAAGAAGACTTTGTTGCCTATTTGCAGCAATACGCTGTAACTAAGGATCCCAAAAACCTTTACGAGCCCATTACGTATATTTTAAATTTGGGTGGCAAACGGCTAAGGCCAGTGCTTACTTTAATGACAACCGATATTTTTAATGGTGACTATAAAACGGCTATGGATGCGGCACTTAGCATTGAGGTGTTCCATAATTTTTCTTTGGTGCACGACGATATTATGGACGATGCCCCATTACGAAGGGGGAAGCAAACTGTACATGAAAAATGGGACATAAACACTGGAATTCTTTCAGGTGATGCTATGTTGATCATGGCTTATCAATTGTTTGAAAATTATGAGTCCAAAACATTCCAGGCGTTGGCAAAATTGTTTAGCAAAACCGCTTTAGAGGTTTGTGAAGGCCAGCAATACGACATCGATTTTGAAACCAGAACTGATGTTTCAATTGATGCGTATTTAAAAATGATTGAATATAAAACTGCCGTTTTAGTGGGGGCAGCCATGAAAATGGGCGCTATAGTAGCCCATGCTTCAGAAGCCAATCAAAATCGAATCTACGAGTTTGGTAAAAATTTGGGTATAGCTTTTCAGTTACAGGACGATTATTTAGATGCTTTTGGTGACCCAGAAGCCTTTGGAAAACAAGTGGGAGGCGATATTATTGAGAACAAAAAAACCTATTTGTATTTGAAAGCTTTAGAGTTTTCTAATGCGTCTGATAAAGCAGAGTTGACACAATTGTTTTGCACAAATCCAGAAGACGTTACAACAAAAATACAAACGGTTAAACAGCACTTTTTAGCATCAGGTTCAGCAGAGGCAACAAAAACGGCCATTGCTGATTATACCAAAAAAGCCTTTTCGGTGTTGGATGTTCTTGATATAGCAGAAGATAGAAAAGTAATTTTAAGGGCTTTTGGAAATAATTTAATGAATAGAACCGTTTAG
- a CDS encoding Rrf2 family transcriptional regulator — protein sequence MFSKACEYGIKATIFIATKSYEGERVSPKEISKEINSPQAFTAKILQALVRNNVINSIKGAHGGFEIDKDKIGAIKLAQVVNAIDGDAIYKGCGLGLEKCDENHPCPVHDKFKGIRGELAFMLENTTLEELALNIKSGTSFLRI from the coding sequence ATGTTTTCAAAAGCTTGTGAATACGGCATAAAGGCTACTATTTTTATTGCGACTAAATCGTACGAAGGTGAACGTGTAAGCCCAAAAGAAATATCAAAAGAAATTAATTCTCCGCAAGCTTTTACTGCCAAAATTTTACAGGCACTAGTGCGCAACAATGTTATAAATTCTATAAAAGGTGCGCATGGCGGTTTTGAAATCGATAAGGATAAAATTGGGGCGATTAAACTTGCGCAGGTTGTAAACGCTATAGACGGTGACGCCATATACAAAGGCTGCGGTTTGGGTTTGGAAAAATGTGATGAAAATCACCCTTGTCCGGTACATGATAAGTTTAAGGGCATAAGGGGAGAGCTCGCCTTTATGTTAGAAAACACTACTCTGGAAGAACTGGCACTAAACATAAAATCTGGAACATCATTTTTAAGGATTTAA
- the ric gene encoding iron-sulfur cluster repair di-iron protein, with product MEILSNNAQKQIGQFVADDYRTAAIFSNYGIDFCCGGHKTIEDVCNKKDIDAIALLNELDAVLNTKTSESIDYKSWPMDLLVDYIEKKHHRYVEEKVPVLRQFLDKLCRVHGERHPELLEINKLFTASAGELASHMKKEELILFPFVKKMVSAIANQSGVEAPHFGTVENPIATMMEEHDNEGERFRKIAELTNNYNPPADACNTYRVTFAMLDEFEKDLHLHIHLENNILFPKAVKLEQQFTRQQPEA from the coding sequence ATGGAAATATTAAGTAACAATGCCCAAAAACAAATAGGGCAATTTGTAGCAGACGATTACAGAACAGCAGCGATTTTTAGCAATTACGGTATAGATTTTTGTTGCGGTGGACACAAAACTATTGAGGACGTTTGTAATAAAAAAGATATTGATGCCATTGCGTTATTGAATGAACTCGATGCCGTGTTGAATACTAAAACCAGTGAGTCTATTGATTACAAATCGTGGCCAATGGATTTGTTGGTCGATTATATTGAAAAAAAGCACCATAGATACGTTGAGGAAAAAGTGCCGGTTTTACGACAGTTTTTAGATAAACTATGCCGAGTGCATGGCGAGCGTCACCCTGAGTTGCTAGAAATCAATAAACTTTTTACAGCTTCGGCAGGGGAGTTGGCCAGCCATATGAAAAAGGAAGAACTCATTCTTTTTCCTTTTGTGAAGAAAATGGTGTCGGCCATTGCCAACCAAAGTGGTGTTGAAGCACCGCATTTCGGTACCGTTGAGAACCCTATTGCCACAATGATGGAAGAGCATGACAACGAAGGTGAACGGTTTAGAAAGATTGCAGAGTTAACCAATAACTACAATCCGCCAGCCGATGCTTGTAATACCTATCGGGTAACCTTTGCTATGTTGGATGAGTTTGAAAAAGACCTGCACCTGCACATTCATCTCGAAAATAATATTTTATTCCCTAAAGCTGTAAAACTAGAACAGCAGTTTACAAGACAGCAACCTGAAGCATAG
- a CDS encoding hemerythrin domain-containing protein — protein sequence MEHKPLKRHKALQPLSREHHQGLLLSWKIRMGLKKNIEPKRIKVYANWFYKTHLIPHFEMEEAHIFTILGKQNKLVKRALADHKRLGRLFNLDVEDLKTLNKIEEELEQHIRFEERVLFPEIQKVATEQQLATIETLHHEEAFVDNLDDEFWV from the coding sequence ATGGAACATAAACCACTAAAACGGCACAAAGCACTACAGCCTCTAAGTAGAGAACACCACCAAGGCTTGTTGCTATCTTGGAAAATAAGAATGGGACTAAAGAAAAATATTGAGCCAAAACGTATAAAAGTATATGCTAATTGGTTCTACAAAACGCACCTTATTCCACATTTTGAAATGGAAGAGGCTCACATCTTTACCATTTTAGGTAAACAGAACAAACTCGTGAAGCGTGCCTTGGCCGACCATAAAAGATTGGGTCGCCTTTTTAACTTAGATGTTGAAGACTTAAAAACACTGAACAAAATAGAGGAGGAGCTAGAACAGCATATTAGGTTTGAAGAGCGTGTGTTGTTTCCAGAAATTCAAAAGGTAGCTACAGAACAGCAGTTGGCTACCATTGAAACTTTACACCACGAAGAAGCCTTTGTAGATAACTTAGACGATGAATTTTGGGTCTAA
- a CDS encoding ABC transporter permease, whose product MFKILKYSFYDLMRSRWSYVYFAFYLLLSIVLLFLNNDLSKAVITLMNVIIVLVPLIGTVFGVMYYYNSKEFTELLLAQPLNRTSIFLGQYLGVAISLSMSLILGLGIPFIFYGLFKSNAIWDFSLLLITGTFLTFIFSALAFNIALSNENKIKGFGFAILLWLFLAIIYDGIFLMSLILFEDYPLDKLSLFGTMLNPIDLSRTLILLKLDISALLGYTGAVFKKFFGTDLGLIVSFIMLTAWVILPVLRIALKSKKKDF is encoded by the coding sequence ATGTTTAAGATATTAAAATACAGTTTTTACGATTTAATGCGCAGCCGTTGGAGTTACGTGTACTTTGCTTTTTATTTGTTGCTAAGCATTGTGCTGCTATTTCTAAACAACGACCTCTCTAAAGCTGTCATAACATTAATGAACGTTATTATTGTTCTTGTTCCGTTAATAGGAACAGTTTTTGGGGTGATGTACTATTATAACTCCAAAGAATTCACCGAATTGTTATTGGCACAACCCTTAAACAGAACATCAATATTTTTGGGTCAATATTTGGGCGTGGCCATTTCGTTATCAATGAGTTTAATATTAGGGCTTGGTATTCCATTTATATTTTACGGTTTATTTAAAAGTAATGCTATTTGGGATTTTTCGCTATTGCTCATTACAGGCACTTTTTTAACCTTTATTTTTTCTGCTTTAGCTTTTAACATAGCCCTTTCAAACGAAAATAAAATAAAGGGTTTTGGCTTTGCCATACTCCTGTGGCTGTTTTTAGCCATTATTTACGACGGTATATTTTTAATGTCGCTCATTCTGTTTGAAGATTACCCCTTAGACAAGCTATCGCTATTCGGCACGATGCTAAATCCTATCGATTTATCACGCACCCTCATTCTTTTAAAACTTGATATCTCTGCGCTTCTGGGCTATACTGGTGCAGTGTTTAAAAAATTCTTTGGCACCGACCTAGGGCTCATTGTATCGTTTATCATGTTAACCGCTTGGGTAATTTTGCCCGTACTTCGTATTGCCCTTAAATCGAAAAAGAAGGATTTTTAA
- a CDS encoding ABC transporter ATP-binding protein → MVSIQNLHKKFGKNIVLNGVNLDIEKGGIFAVLGPNGSGKTTLIKSILGMVIPNNGHITVLEENIKNNSRYRHKIDYLPQIANFPNNLKVSELITMIKDLRGQTDKDKQLIELFKLEPFLDKKLGNLSGGTKQKVNLVLTFMFNSPLIILDEPTTGLDPISLIRLKTLIQAEKEKGKTILITSHIMSFVEEISDEIVFLLDGKIYFKGSISKLKTQTHQPDFEHAIASILTHNHV, encoded by the coding sequence ATGGTAAGCATTCAAAACCTACATAAAAAATTTGGCAAAAACATTGTTTTGAACGGAGTGAATCTTGACATTGAAAAAGGCGGTATTTTTGCAGTACTTGGTCCCAACGGTTCAGGAAAAACCACTCTAATTAAATCTATTTTAGGAATGGTTATCCCCAACAACGGGCACATTACCGTTTTGGAAGAAAACATTAAAAACAATTCACGTTACAGGCATAAAATTGATTATTTACCGCAAATCGCCAATTTTCCCAACAACCTTAAAGTTAGCGAATTGATAACCATGATCAAGGATTTACGAGGTCAAACCGATAAAGACAAACAACTTATTGAACTTTTTAAACTTGAACCTTTTCTAGACAAAAAATTAGGAAACCTGTCCGGTGGCACCAAGCAGAAAGTAAACTTGGTATTAACATTTATGTTTAACAGTCCGCTTATTATTCTTGACGAACCCACAACAGGATTAGACCCTATTTCATTAATCCGGTTAAAAACCTTAATTCAAGCTGAAAAAGAAAAAGGCAAAACCATATTAATCACCTCTCACATTATGAGTTTTGTTGAAGAAATATCGGATGAAATTGTGTTTTTATTGGATGGCAAAATATACTTTAAAGGATCGATATCAAAATTAAAAACACAGACCCATCAACCCGATTTCGAACATGCTATTGCATCAATATTAACCCACAACCATGTTTAA
- a CDS encoding nitrous oxide reductase family maturation protein NosD — MKTLLPILILFLSCLEATGKTISVCNTCAVSSLQSAIVTAKDYDTILVKKGNYKAYNIVIDKPLTIIGKNYPVIDGENKGEIITVVSDGVTVDGLFIKNVGTSYTEDYAAIRVKNSKNFIIKNLVLEKLFFGIYLEKAKNGKVFHNKIIGDAVQEYNSGNGIQLWYCNNIQIENNIVQGVRDGIYLEFSHNCHIQNNISTKNLRYGLHFMFSNNDTYQNNTFENNGAGVAVMFSKKIKMLDNTFKENWGTASYGLLLKEINDAEITGNTFNENTIGINVEGSNRINYSQNNFINNGWAVKVRGACYSNRFFKNNFLYNSFDVSYNSKINDNTFDQNYWSNYTGYDLDKNGIGDIPYRPVKLFSYVVNRTPETIILLRSLFIDIIDFSEKVSPVFTPDNLMDNNPSIKRISW; from the coding sequence ATGAAAACATTATTGCCCATATTAATCCTTTTTTTGAGTTGTCTTGAAGCTACTGGCAAAACCATTTCGGTTTGCAATACGTGTGCGGTGTCTTCATTACAAAGTGCAATCGTTACCGCAAAAGATTACGATACTATTTTGGTTAAAAAAGGTAACTATAAAGCCTACAATATTGTAATTGATAAGCCCCTAACCATTATTGGCAAAAACTACCCAGTAATTGATGGTGAAAATAAAGGCGAGATCATTACTGTTGTTTCAGACGGTGTTACCGTTGATGGCTTATTCATAAAAAACGTGGGCACCAGCTATACTGAAGATTATGCCGCTATTCGAGTTAAGAACAGCAAAAATTTTATTATTAAAAACTTGGTGTTAGAAAAGTTGTTTTTTGGCATTTATCTTGAAAAAGCCAAAAACGGTAAAGTGTTCCATAACAAAATAATTGGCGATGCTGTACAGGAATACAACTCCGGGAACGGTATTCAGCTTTGGTATTGTAACAATATACAAATTGAAAACAACATTGTACAAGGCGTACGTGATGGTATTTATTTAGAGTTTTCACACAACTGCCACATTCAAAACAATATTAGCACTAAAAATTTACGCTACGGACTTCATTTTATGTTTTCAAACAACGACACCTACCAAAACAACACCTTCGAAAACAATGGTGCTGGCGTTGCCGTAATGTTTTCAAAAAAAATAAAAATGCTTGATAATACGTTTAAAGAAAATTGGGGAACTGCCTCTTACGGTTTGCTCTTAAAAGAAATAAACGATGCTGAAATAACAGGCAATACCTTTAATGAAAATACCATAGGCATTAATGTTGAAGGTTCTAACAGGATCAATTATTCGCAGAACAACTTTATCAATAACGGATGGGCCGTTAAAGTTAGAGGAGCGTGTTACTCCAATCGATTTTTTAAAAACAATTTTCTTTATAACTCTTTTGACGTTTCATATAACAGTAAGATTAACGACAATACTTTCGACCAAAATTATTGGAGCAATTATACCGGTTACGATTTGGACAAAAATGGCATTGGAGATATACCCTACAGACCAGTAAAACTGTTTTCTTACGTGGTAAACCGAACACCAGAAACCATCATCTTGCTTAGAAGTCTGTTTATTGATATCATCGATTTTTCTGAAAAAGTTTCACCAGTTTTCACACCCGATAATTTAATGGACAACAACCCTTCAATTAAAAGAATATCATGGTAA
- a CDS encoding nitrous oxide reductase accessory protein NosL: MKTLKLLCLIAFPYILLNCNAKPQAIDYGNDGCHFCKMTIVDKLHAAEIVTKKGKVYKFDATECMINFMKTFNNQNIKLYLSNNYKAPGDLIDATQATFLISENIPSPMGAFLSAFKTKADAENAQLEKGGKLFSWEALIEHLK; encoded by the coding sequence ATGAAAACACTAAAATTACTTTGCTTAATAGCATTTCCATACATCTTATTGAACTGTAACGCAAAACCGCAAGCCATCGACTATGGAAATGACGGCTGCCACTTTTGCAAAATGACCATTGTTGACAAACTCCATGCTGCTGAAATTGTTACAAAAAAAGGAAAAGTTTACAAGTTTGATGCCACCGAGTGCATGATAAATTTCATGAAAACATTCAACAACCAAAACATTAAACTATACCTGTCCAACAATTACAAAGCTCCAGGAGACTTAATAGATGCAACCCAAGCCACTTTTTTAATAAGTGAAAATATACCAAGCCCTATGGGAGCTTTCCTATCAGCTTTCAAAACCAAAGCTGATGCTGAAAACGCACAACTTGAAAAAGGCGGCAAATTATTTTCATGGGAAGCCTTGATTGAGCATTTAAAATAG
- the nosZ gene encoding Sec-dependent nitrous-oxide reductase produces MKTILKSTIALFAILAAFTSCNNSGKSSGKSGALAGNVAEKVYVAPGEHDEFYAFISGGFSGQLSVYGLPSGRLFKVIPVFSQDAEKAYGYNEETKPMLNTSHGFVPWDDAHHPDISQTNGVIDGRWVFINGNNTPRIAKVDLSTFETTEIIEVPNSAGNHSSSFVTENTEYVVAGTRFSVPIPQKDMPIKDYKGNFKGSLTFISVEPEHGHMDIKFQLIMPGFDYDLSHPGRGKSHGWFFFTTYNSEEANTLLEVNASQNDKDFIAAVNWKKIEEYVNNGGGTMMPANYAHNVYDESTHSATSTMKKEVLTVNPLEVPGAVFLLPTPKSPHGCDVDPSGEYIVGNGKLSANLTVHSFTKMLDAIENEKFAGDAYGIPILNFDDVLAGSVEQPGLGPLHTEFDGKGNAYTTFFISSEVVKWKLGTWEVVDRQPCYYSVGHLMIPGGNSQKPWGKYVVAMNKITKDRYLPTGPEVTQSAQLYDISGDKMELLLDFPTIGEPHYAAGCPADLIKPRSKKIFNLEDNQHPFATKNEADTKVVRDGKTVHVYMTMIRSHFSPDNIEGIKVGDRVYFHVTNLEQDYDVPHGISMIGANTSELLIMPGQTETFVWEPKQEGVWPFYCTDFCSALHQEMQGYVRVSATNAKTPLKWSLGENIE; encoded by the coding sequence ATGAAAACAATATTAAAATCAACTATTGCACTGTTTGCCATTCTTGCGGCTTTTACCAGTTGTAATAATTCGGGCAAATCTTCTGGAAAATCCGGAGCCCTAGCTGGCAATGTTGCCGAAAAAGTTTACGTTGCTCCCGGTGAGCACGATGAGTTTTACGCCTTTATCTCTGGCGGGTTTAGCGGACAGCTGTCTGTTTACGGATTACCATCCGGTCGCTTATTTAAAGTTATACCTGTGTTTTCGCAAGATGCCGAAAAAGCTTATGGCTATAACGAAGAAACAAAACCTATGCTTAACACCTCGCACGGTTTTGTACCATGGGACGATGCCCACCACCCAGACATTTCACAAACAAATGGGGTGATTGATGGTCGCTGGGTTTTTATTAATGGAAATAACACCCCTCGCATTGCTAAAGTAGATTTGTCAACTTTTGAAACCACCGAAATTATTGAAGTCCCCAACAGTGCGGGTAATCACAGTTCTTCATTTGTTACAGAAAACACAGAATATGTAGTTGCCGGAACTCGTTTTTCAGTGCCAATTCCACAGAAAGACATGCCCATTAAAGACTACAAAGGTAACTTTAAAGGGTCTTTAACCTTTATTTCTGTTGAACCAGAACATGGGCACATGGACATCAAGTTCCAATTAATCATGCCTGGTTTTGATTACGATTTATCACATCCCGGTAGAGGTAAATCACACGGCTGGTTTTTCTTCACTACGTACAACTCTGAGGAAGCTAACACATTACTAGAGGTTAATGCGTCTCAAAACGACAAAGACTTTATTGCTGCCGTTAACTGGAAAAAAATAGAAGAATACGTAAACAATGGTGGCGGTACTATGATGCCCGCTAATTATGCCCATAACGTTTACGACGAATCAACTCATAGCGCAACCTCAACCATGAAAAAAGAGGTTTTAACGGTTAACCCGTTAGAGGTACCTGGTGCAGTATTTTTGTTGCCAACACCTAAATCACCTCACGGCTGTGATGTTGACCCTTCTGGCGAGTACATTGTTGGTAACGGTAAACTTTCTGCAAACCTTACAGTACATTCATTTACCAAAATGCTAGATGCCATTGAAAACGAAAAATTTGCTGGCGATGCTTATGGTATTCCTATTTTAAACTTTGATGATGTTTTAGCCGGTTCAGTTGAGCAACCTGGATTGGGTCCCTTACATACCGAATTTGATGGTAAAGGCAATGCCTACACCACATTCTTTATTTCTTCTGAAGTTGTAAAATGGAAACTTGGTACATGGGAAGTGGTAGACAGGCAGCCTTGCTACTATTCTGTGGGGCACTTAATGATTCCTGGTGGTAATTCACAAAAACCTTGGGGCAAATATGTTGTAGCTATGAATAAAATCACAAAAGACCGCTATTTGCCAACAGGCCCAGAGGTAACACAATCGGCTCAGCTCTATGATATTTCGGGCGACAAGATGGAGCTCCTGTTAGACTTCCCAACCATTGGCGAACCCCATTACGCTGCTGGTTGCCCTGCAGATTTAATAAAACCACGTTCTAAAAAGATTTTTAACCTAGAAGACAATCAACATCCTTTTGCAACAAAAAATGAGGCCGATACAAAAGTGGTTCGCGATGGAAAAACAGTTCATGTTTACATGACTATGATTCGCAGTCATTTTTCTCCAGATAATATTGAAGGTATTAAAGTGGGCGACCGCGTTTACTTTCATGTTACCAATTTAGAACAAGATTACGATGTACCTCACGGTATTAGCATGATTGGCGCTAACACATCTGAGCTGTTAATTATGCCAGGGCAAACCGAAACCTTTGTTTGGGAACCCAAACAAGAAGGCGTATGGCCGTTTTATTGTACCGATTTCTGTTCTGCTTTGCACCAAGAAATGCAAGGTTATGTTCGCGTTTCGGCAACGAATGCCAAAACACCACTAAAATGGTCGTTGGGTGAGAATATTGAGTAA
- a CDS encoding fasciclin domain-containing protein yields the protein MKPIKQFMFMLLYTTFILGFTLVACNNQSKNNTTETKESETTTTQQSGQAFITDDEATPNCLQIAINSPNHKTLVAAVKAAQVENALVNVGPLTVFAPTDKAFAALPEGTVENLVKPENKSTLADILKYHVTPGNLSATILTKLPKLGQANNQYVQVEVVDGKPIIGGANIIASVKAGNGIVHVIDKVLLPPSKDNNSN from the coding sequence ATGAAGCCAATTAAACAATTTATGTTCATGCTACTTTACACAACCTTCATTCTAGGTTTTACTCTTGTAGCATGCAACAATCAGTCAAAAAACAACACCACCGAAACAAAAGAAAGTGAGACAACTACAACACAACAATCTGGTCAAGCTTTTATTACTGATGATGAGGCTACACCTAACTGTTTACAAATAGCCATTAATTCCCCAAACCACAAAACGCTTGTTGCTGCTGTTAAAGCCGCTCAAGTTGAAAACGCTTTGGTAAATGTTGGCCCTTTAACCGTTTTTGCACCAACAGACAAAGCTTTTGCCGCATTACCAGAAGGCACCGTTGAGAATTTAGTGAAACCTGAAAACAAGTCTACTCTGGCCGATATTCTAAAATACCACGTTACTCCGGGCAATTTAAGCGCCACTATTTTAACTAAGCTTCCAAAACTAGGACAGGCAAATAACCAATATGTTCAAGTTGAGGTGGTTGACGGAAAACCTATTATTGGAGGCGCCAACATCATTGCTTCGGTAAAAGCCGGTAACGGTATTGTTCACGTTATAGACAAAGTACTTTTACCGCCTTCAAAAGACAATAATTCTAACTAA
- a CDS encoding cytochrome c: MKTILKSTIILLAAMLISCGGKEEKKKKGFSYEKPKTTEQTTKKAESVPASKQIDLSNIGVGPITSLSLDPEINQEMAAQGADVFKKMCTACHRPDKKFIGPAPTGVLERRSPEWVMNMILNPEEMVQKDPLAKALLIEFNGSPMANQNLSEEDARAVLEYFRTLK; the protein is encoded by the coding sequence ATGAAGACAATATTAAAATCAACAATCATTTTACTAGCTGCAATGCTAATAAGTTGTGGCGGGAAAGAGGAAAAAAAGAAAAAAGGGTTTTCATACGAAAAACCCAAAACAACGGAGCAAACAACTAAAAAAGCCGAGTCTGTTCCTGCCTCCAAACAAATAGACCTTAGCAATATAGGTGTTGGGCCTATTACCTCGCTTTCCTTAGACCCAGAAATAAATCAAGAAATGGCAGCTCAGGGCGCCGATGTGTTTAAAAAAATGTGCACAGCCTGCCACCGACCCGATAAAAAATTTATTGGACCCGCTCCAACCGGTGTTTTAGAGCGACGTTCTCCGGAATGGGTCATGAATATGATTTTAAATCCGGAAGAAATGGTGCAAAAAGACCCCTTGGCCAAAGCCCTGTTAATTGAGTTTAACGGCTCCCCAATGGCCAATCAAAACTTAAGTGAAGAAGATGCCAGAGCCGTATTAGAATACTTCAGAACCCTAAAATAA
- a CDS encoding alpha-ketoglutarate decarboxylase: MNVLLTINKKTFFILIIFLTTTTHISAQKSYSTFWNQVRFGGGLGLNFGDNYFSATIAPSAIYEFNKHIATGLGLNATFNNQKGHFKTTILGGSLIALGNIFQTFQLSAEYEHLHVNRRYNVNLGIPDDRYWSPALFLGAGYRSRNVTFGIRYDILYDHTKSIYADSWMPFVRLYF; this comes from the coding sequence ATGAACGTATTACTCACAATCAATAAAAAAACATTCTTTATTTTAATCATTTTCCTGACTACTACAACTCATATTTCGGCTCAAAAAAGCTATTCTACTTTTTGGAATCAGGTTCGCTTTGGTGGTGGCTTAGGTTTAAATTTTGGTGACAATTATTTTAGCGCCACTATTGCACCGAGTGCCATTTATGAATTCAACAAGCATATTGCAACAGGCCTAGGTTTAAATGCCACATTCAACAATCAAAAAGGCCATTTTAAAACTACCATTTTAGGCGGCAGCCTTATTGCTTTGGGTAATATTTTTCAAACTTTTCAGCTATCAGCAGAATATGAACACCTTCATGTAAACAGAAGGTATAATGTAAATTTAGGTATTCCTGACGACCGCTATTGGTCCCCTGCCCTGTTTCTTGGCGCTGGGTACAGAAGCCGTAATGTTACCTTTGGAATTAGGTATGACATTCTATATGATCACACCAAAAGCATTTATGCCGATTCTTGGATGCCTTTTGTGAGACTTTATTTTTAA